The DNA sequence GACAACTCGCAGAATCTCAATGCGCTCCAGGGAGCGGGAATTCAGGCCGCCAGAAATGTAACCGATCTGGGAGCCGGGGCGGTGATAACCGGCAATGTCGGGCCCAAAGCGTTCGCCGCGCTCGAAGCGGCCGGGGTGGAAATCTACACCGGCGTTTCCGGCACCGTACAGGAGGCGCTGGCGGATTTTCGGGCAGGAAAACTCAGCCGGGTGGCAAAGGCGACGGTTGAAGGACACTGGTGAAAACCGGAGGTGGATGCTATGCCAGGTTTTGATGGAAAGGGTCCTGTGGGACATGGTCCGCGGACCGGTCGGGGACGAGGGATATGCGGCATCGG is a window from the bacterium genome containing:
- a CDS encoding NifB/NifX family molybdenum-iron cluster-binding protein yields the protein MKIAISSQGKEINSRVDPRFGRGKYFILIDSDTGAFSAHDNSQNLNALQGAGIQAARNVTDLGAGAVITGNVGPKAFAALEAAGVEIYTGVSGTVQEALADFRAGKLSRVAKATVEGHW